A part of Muntiacus reevesi chromosome 12, mMunRee1.1, whole genome shotgun sequence genomic DNA contains:
- the NPBWR1 gene encoding neuropeptides B/W receptor type 1, producing MQNASYWGPERANTSCPAPAPTLGCPNASGPPPLPPPLAVAVPVVYAAICAVGLAGNSAVLFVLLRAPRRKTVTNLFILNLAVADELFTLVLPVNIADFLLRRWPFGELLCKLVVAVDQYNTFSSLYFLTVMSADRYLVVLATAESRRVAGRTYGAARAVSLAVWGVATLVVLPFVVFARLDEEQGRRQCVLVFPQPEALWWRASRLYTLVLGFAIPVSTICVLYTSLLCRLRAIRLDSHAKALDRAKKRVTVLVVVILAVCLLCWTPYHLSTVVALTTDLPQTPLVIAVSYFITSLSYANSCLNPFLYAFLDDSFRRSLRQRLACRAAS from the coding sequence ATGCAGAACGCGTCGTACTGGGGGCCGGAGCGCGCCAACACGTCGTGCCCCGCGCCCGCGCCCACGCTCGGCTGCCCCAACGCGTCcgggccgccgccgctgccgccgccgctggCCGTGGCGGTGCCCGTTGTGTATGCGGCGATCTGCGCGGTGGGGCTGGCGGGCAACTCGGCGGTGCTGTTCGTGCTGCTGCGGGCGCCGCGCAGGAAGACCGTCACCAACCTGTTCATCCTCAACCTGGCCGTGGCCGACGAGCTCTTCACGCTCGTGCTGCCCGTCAACATCGCCGACTTTCTGCTGCGGCGCTGGCCCTTCGGGGAGCTCCTATGCAAGCTCGTCGTGGCCGTCGACCAGTACAACACCTTCTCCAGCCTCTATTTCCTCACGGTCATGAGCGCCGACCGCTACCTGGTGGTGCTGGCCACCGCTGAGTCGCGCCGGGTGGCCGGCCGCACCTACGGCGCCGCGCGCGCGGTGAGCCTGGCCGTCTGGGGGGTCGCGACGCTGGTGGTGCTGCCCTTCGTGGTGTTCGCGCGGCTCGACGAGGAGCAGGGCCGGCGCCAGTGCGTGCTGGTCTTCCCGCAGCCCGAGGCCTTGTGGTGGCGCGCGAGCCGCCTCTACACGCTGGTGCTCGGCTTCGCCATCCCCGTGTCCACCATCTGCGTCCTCTACACCTCGCTGCTGTGCCGGCTGCGCGCCATACGCCTCGACAGCCACGCCAAGGCCCTGGACCGCGCCAAGAAGCGGGTGACTGTCCTGGTGGTGGTCATCCTGGCCGTGTGCCTCCTCTGCTGGACGCCCTACCACCTGAGCACCGTGGTGGCGCTCACCACCGACCTCCCGCAGACGCCGCTGGTCATCGCCGTGTCCTACTTCATCACCAGCCTGAGCTACGCCAACAGCTGCCTCAACCCCTTCCTCTACGCCTTCCTGGACGACAGCTTCCGCCGGAGCCTCCGCCAGCGGCTGGCATGTCGCGCCGCCTCCTGA